In the Sedimentisphaera cyanobacteriorum genome, TGTATAGCGTGTAAGCAGCATTTGAGGGCTCTTCAGAAGTGTTTGCAAACCGTTCTCCTGCGAGGGCGGTTGAATAATTGTAAAAGCAGTCTATTATCAACCCGCTCTGCCAGGGGTATGCAAATGCGTAGTTGGAGTCTCCTTCTGCGGATGAGACAAACCCGCAGCTGAATGACTGTTCGATCGGATCTCGTGCGAGGCCGCAAAATCCGCTTGCATTTGCCGGAATTTCTTCGCCCCAGCCCAAAACATCGCCGCTTGCAGTGCAGTATGCGATATCGTAATTCGTATCGTTCTCGCCCACGGCTGCTCCGCAGTAAGTTCCCCCGAAGATATCGGCTCTGCTTTCACAGCAGAGTATTTCGCCTTTGTTTTTCCCCGTAATACCCCCGACATACTGATTCCCGTAAACTGAGCCGGTACTCAGGCAGCCGGTAATAGAGCAGCCGGTGTTGTTGGTTGAGCAAATGCCTCCGTAATAAAATCCGTTTTTAGTTTCTGAACCGAGGAATATATTGTTTGCAGTGCATCCGGAGATAATTCCATTGCCCGAGGCGCTGGATAAATTTGCAGCAATCCCGCTAACTCCGCCGCTGCTGCAAGTAATGCGGTTTACCGCTGAGCAGTTTTGTATCTTTCCGCCGGAATTTTTGGCTGCAATCCCGCCAACAGCTCCGTAGCTGGATAAGATTTCAATATCTGCTGAGCAGTTTCTTACTGTTCCAGAATTGTCTGCTGCTATGCCCGCTGCGGCAGCTCCGTATTGACCTGAAGCCTCTATTCTCCCCGAAACGCTGCAGTTATAAATTGCTCCCTCATTTGTACCTGCGATACCTGCAAGGCTGTAATGGCCAATGATGTCAAAATTGCTCACGTGAAGATTCCGCACAACTCCGCCCTCGGCTATAAATCCGAATATGCCTTTGTTTCTGTCGAATGGGTACTCCTCTGCGTGGTAGGTAAGGCTGCTGATTTTAAATCCGCGTCCGTCGAATGAACCTGAGAATTTGCAGGATGAATCGTATCCGAGCGGGTAGAACTCAGCTGTTTCGTCTTCCGGCTCGCCTGAATTATGCCCGAAGCCGGTTAGGTCTATATCGCCGGCAAGGGCAAAATGATTCCCGCTGAGATGCTCCCTTTCGCTGTAGATGTAAGCAAAATCATCGCCGGAGCTTATCAGGTAGGGATTGATTTTCGTCCCCTCGCCCGGGAGCTGATAGCCGAACCTTATGTTATCCAGAAGCATGAAATGATTTTCTTCGGGGTAATAGCTGCCCTGCCGAGAAACCTCCCAGCGGAATGTATGGGGCTGATAATCAATATTATATTCTAATTCACGCCAGCCAGTGGATGTGAAGTGCAGATTACCCTTATATATGCCGTCTATGTAAAACTTGGCCTGATCATAAGGCTGGAAATACGGATTGAAATCGAAGGCTATTCGGTTTGTAGTAACCTCTATCTCGAGAACGATTATATCACCCTCAGCTATCTCAGGGGAGGAAGTTAGAGCATAATCCCCGCTGCTGGAGTCTTCTGTTGTAAATTCCCAACTCTTTGCTCCTGTATTATCAGACCAGCCTGCAAGGGCATATTCTCCGCCTTCAAAGCTTTCAGCTGTTAAAGAAGCAAAACAAAAAAGATTCAGCGAGACCAGACAAAACAAACAATTACGCAGCATTTCAATACTCCAGTAAAAATATCAGCTTTAAGAACGTTGAAACTATATAATATAATATATCACAGAAAGTTCAACGCTATTTTTTTAATGCTGCCGATTTTTTAAGAAAATGTTTGCCCCGCCCCTAACCACCCCAAAAAATCATATCTTTATGCTTAAGCTGTGAAAAATGCAGAGTGCAGATTAACGAACAGTTAATAAATAACTCAACAAATTTCTCTGCTTCCCAAATAGCATTTATTCAAAGAGGCTTAATTGTTTTGAGGATTGATCGCCGTAAACAGACTCAACAGACTGAACAAATTTTTTCATAGCGTTTTCATGATTAGACAAAAACCATTTTTTATGATTTTCTA is a window encoding:
- a CDS encoding GLUG motif-containing protein gives rise to the protein MLRNCLFCLVSLNLFCFASLTAESFEGGEYALAGWSDNTGAKSWEFTTEDSSSGDYALTSSPEIAEGDIIVLEIEVTTNRIAFDFNPYFQPYDQAKFYIDGIYKGNLHFTSTGWRELEYNIDYQPHTFRWEVSRQGSYYPEENHFMLLDNIRFGYQLPGEGTKINPYLISSGDDFAYIYSEREHLSGNHFALAGDIDLTGFGHNSGEPEDETAEFYPLGYDSSCKFSGSFDGRGFKISSLTYHAEEYPFDRNKGIFGFIAEGGVVRNLHVSNFDIIGHYSLAGIAGTNEGAIYNCSVSGRIEASGQYGAAAAGIAADNSGTVRNCSADIEILSSYGAVGGIAAKNSGGKIQNCSAVNRITCSSGGVSGIAANLSSASGNGIISGCTANNIFLGSETKNGFYYGGICSTNNTGCSITGCLSTGSVYGNQYVGGITGKNKGEILCCESRADIFGGTYCGAAVGENDTNYDIAYCTASGDVLGWGEEIPANASGFCGLARDPIEQSFSCGFVSSAEGDSNYAFAYPWQSGLIIDCFYNYSTALAGERFANTSEEPSNAAYTLYSSTVTDSLKYINRGWNFDSMWEMGSDMPVLREDWPIFFADRNADMQTGMSDLDTFRQKWCASPTADNSWREGTDFNKDGDINNIDFAFMAKIW